Genomic DNA from Candidatus Thermoplasmatota archaeon:
GCCAGGAAGGAAAGATGCGGCAGCGTCTGGCTCGACACTTGGCCCAGGCTTTCGCCGGTGGCCAGGGCATCGAAGCCCTCCCGGCGGGCCAACGCCTCGGCCGTCTTGAGCATGAAGACCTTCGAGAGGACGAAGTAGTATCGCCGCTTGCCCTCGCGCGCGATGTCGGCGAAGAGCTCGCCTGCGTCCACGACGCGCAGGCGCCGCAAGCCAAGCAGGCCCGCGAGCCGGATGCACTTCTCCGTCGGACGCCCGTCCGTGAAGGGCTCGAGCGAGAAGTGCAGCGCTTCGACCTCGTGGCCGTCTCGTTGGAGCAGGCGCGCGGCGACGGGGCTGTCGAAGCCGCCGGAGAGGAGGAGCAGG
This window encodes:
- a CDS encoding tRNA 4-thiouridine(8) synthase ThiI (Required for the synthesis of the thiazole moiety), producing the protein MRVLLLLSGGFDSPVAARLLQRDGHEVEALHFSLEPFTDGRPTEKCIRLAGLLGLRRLRVVDAGELFADIAREGKRRYYFVLSKVFMLKTAEALARREGFDALATGESLGQVSSQTLPHLSFLA